Proteins co-encoded in one Streptomyces roseochromogenus subsp. oscitans DS 12.976 genomic window:
- a CDS encoding lysophospholipid acyltransferase family protein, translating into MSVWLPTAPCTPGACVEPAPAAAAVPRAVLRLTAVVVLVLAGVTLIPLGGRIPAEWVRRWCRAIVRAIGVQVRITGAAAPSGGLLLVANHVSWLDIPLLTAVRPARMLAKTEIRQWPVAGALAARGGALFIERDRLRALPETVARIAEALRQGAAVAAFPEGSTWCGRAHGRFHRAVFQAALDAGVPVQPVRLRYTQEGGTASTAAAFVGEDTLLASLWRVARTRGLIAEVEIRPVITPSTHPDRRSLAAAAQPVVSEPDWTHTALVTGAQDRLRRGAGLCPTCGYRCAGATSHDVAADDRRRIVALSPQGITRAR; encoded by the coding sequence ATGAGCGTCTGGCTGCCCACCGCGCCCTGTACCCCGGGCGCCTGTGTGGAGCCGGCTCCGGCCGCCGCGGCCGTACCCCGGGCCGTCCTGCGGCTGACCGCGGTCGTGGTCCTGGTGCTGGCCGGGGTCACGCTGATTCCGCTCGGCGGGAGGATCCCCGCCGAGTGGGTCAGGCGGTGGTGCCGGGCCATCGTGCGGGCCATCGGGGTCCAGGTCCGGATCACCGGCGCCGCCGCACCGTCCGGCGGACTGCTGCTGGTCGCCAACCATGTCTCGTGGCTGGACATCCCGTTGCTGACCGCCGTACGCCCGGCCCGGATGCTCGCCAAGACCGAGATCCGGCAGTGGCCGGTCGCGGGCGCGCTGGCCGCGCGCGGCGGTGCCCTGTTCATCGAACGGGACCGGTTGCGCGCCCTGCCCGAGACGGTCGCCCGGATCGCCGAGGCGCTGCGCCAGGGCGCGGCCGTGGCCGCCTTCCCTGAGGGCAGCACCTGGTGCGGGCGGGCCCACGGCCGCTTCCACCGGGCCGTCTTCCAGGCCGCGCTCGACGCGGGTGTGCCCGTGCAGCCGGTGCGGCTCCGCTACACACAGGAGGGCGGCACGGCCAGCACGGCCGCCGCGTTCGTCGGCGAGGACACCCTGCTCGCCTCCCTGTGGCGGGTGGCCCGCACCCGGGGCCTGATCGCGGAGGTGGAGATAAGGCCGGTGATCACGCCGAGCACTCATCCCGACCGCCGCAGCCTCGCTGCCGCGGCCCAGCCGGTCGTTTCCGAGCCTGACTGGACGCACACGGCCCTGGTCACCGGCGCTCAGGACCGCCTCCGAAGGGGCGCGGGGCTGTGTCCGACATGCGGCTACCGCTGCGCGGGCGCGACCAGCCACGACGTCGCCGCAGACGACCGACGGCGCATCGTGGCACTCTCTCCTCAGGGCATCACCCGCGCCAGATAG
- a CDS encoding GNAT family N-acetyltransferase, translated as MTGVSTLDRPPQPAAPTRYTVTLARDEDDVRAAQRLRHDVFAGEMGARLATPQPGLDADAFDAYCDHLLVRDTVTGQVVGTYRLLPPERASVAGRLYSEGEFELAALDGIRPSLVEVGRSCVHPDHRDGAVISLIWAGIARYMVDRGHEWLAGCCSVPLADGGTLATATWERVRAKHLAPGEFRVRPLLPWIPNGEAPAGHTDLPALLRGYLRLGAWVCGEPAHDPDFGVADLYVLLSMRRVNARYLRHFLSLVLA; from the coding sequence ATGACCGGCGTTTCCACCCTAGACCGCCCCCCGCAGCCAGCGGCACCGACCCGCTACACGGTCACCCTCGCCCGTGACGAGGACGACGTGCGCGCCGCGCAGCGGCTGCGGCACGACGTCTTCGCCGGGGAGATGGGGGCCCGGCTGGCCACCCCGCAGCCGGGCCTCGACGCCGACGCCTTCGACGCCTACTGCGACCACCTGCTGGTGCGCGACACCGTGACCGGCCAGGTCGTCGGCACCTACCGGCTGCTGCCCCCGGAACGGGCCTCGGTCGCCGGGCGGCTCTACTCCGAGGGCGAGTTCGAGCTGGCCGCCCTCGACGGGATCCGGCCCTCCCTGGTCGAGGTCGGCCGCTCCTGCGTGCACCCCGACCACCGTGACGGCGCCGTGATCAGCCTCATCTGGGCCGGCATCGCCCGCTACATGGTCGACCGCGGCCACGAGTGGCTGGCGGGATGCTGCTCGGTGCCGCTCGCCGACGGCGGCACCCTCGCGACGGCCACCTGGGAGCGGGTGCGCGCCAAGCACCTGGCACCCGGGGAGTTCCGGGTACGGCCGCTGCTGCCGTGGATCCCGAACGGCGAGGCCCCCGCCGGGCACACCGACCTTCCGGCCCTGCTCCGCGGCTACCTCCGCCTCGGCGCCTGGGTGTGCGGCGAGCCCGCGCACGACCCGGACTTCGGGGTCGCCGACCTGTACGTGCTGCTGTCGATGCGCCGGGTCAACGCGCGCTATCTGCGGCACTTTCTCTCCCTCGTGCTGGCCTGA